One part of the Sorangiineae bacterium MSr11954 genome encodes these proteins:
- the pgi gene encoding glucose-6-phosphate isomerase produces MSERLTETPAWRALAEHFAEVRDLPILSLFSDPKRFERFSRRHEDLLVDFSKNRVDSKTLELLLALARQANVEGWRDRMFSGERINGTENRPVLHVALRNRSNRPILVDGKDVMPDVNAVLAKMRAFTDRVRSGAWTGFTGKRITDIVNIGIGGSDLGPVMVTEALRPYWQDGLAVHFVSNVDGTHLAETVKPLNAETTLFIVASKTFTTQETLMNARSARAWLLERLGGDERAVARHFVAVSTAAAEVAKFGIDTENMFPFWDWVGGRYSLWSAIGLSIATVIGMDHFEDLLAGAHAMDEHFRTAPLEENLPVILAVLGVWYSNFFGAQTHAILPYDQYLHRFPAYFQQGDMESNGKRVDRQGRPITDYTTGPIVWGEPGTNGQHAFYQLLHQGTRLVPIDFLAPLQSQNPIGEHHRVLLANCFAQSEALMRGKTEEQARAELVARGMPGERIAELVPHKTFPGNRPSNTILFDKLTPRTLGKLVAMYEHKIFTQGIIWNIFSFDQWGVELGKELAKKIEPELSESAPAASNHDPSTDGLIAHYRTFLAAGPPR; encoded by the coding sequence ATGAGCGAGCGTTTGACCGAAACCCCCGCTTGGCGCGCCCTCGCCGAGCATTTTGCCGAAGTGCGCGACCTCCCGATCCTGTCGCTTTTCTCCGACCCGAAACGCTTCGAGCGTTTTTCGAGGCGGCACGAGGATCTGCTGGTCGACTTCTCGAAAAATCGCGTCGACAGCAAGACGCTCGAGCTCCTGCTCGCGCTGGCGCGGCAGGCCAACGTCGAAGGTTGGCGCGACCGCATGTTCTCCGGCGAACGCATCAACGGCACGGAGAACCGGCCCGTCCTGCACGTCGCGCTTCGAAATCGCTCGAACCGTCCCATCTTGGTCGACGGCAAAGACGTGATGCCCGACGTCAACGCCGTGCTCGCGAAGATGCGCGCGTTCACCGACCGCGTTCGGAGCGGCGCCTGGACCGGCTTCACCGGCAAGCGCATCACCGACATCGTCAACATCGGCATCGGCGGCTCCGATCTGGGGCCGGTGATGGTCACCGAGGCGCTGCGTCCGTACTGGCAAGACGGCCTGGCGGTGCACTTCGTCTCCAATGTCGACGGCACCCACCTGGCCGAAACGGTCAAGCCGCTGAACGCCGAGACCACCCTCTTCATCGTGGCCTCCAAGACGTTCACCACCCAGGAGACCTTGATGAACGCGCGCTCGGCCCGCGCGTGGCTGCTCGAGCGCCTCGGCGGCGACGAGCGCGCGGTCGCCCGTCACTTCGTGGCCGTTTCGACCGCGGCCGCGGAGGTCGCGAAGTTCGGCATCGACACCGAGAACATGTTCCCGTTCTGGGACTGGGTCGGCGGCCGCTATTCGCTCTGGTCGGCCATCGGTCTCTCCATCGCGACCGTGATCGGCATGGATCACTTCGAGGATCTTTTGGCCGGCGCGCACGCCATGGACGAGCACTTTCGCACGGCGCCGCTGGAGGAGAACCTCCCCGTCATCCTGGCCGTCCTTGGCGTCTGGTACTCGAACTTCTTCGGCGCGCAGACGCACGCGATCTTACCGTACGACCAATACTTGCACCGCTTCCCCGCCTACTTCCAGCAAGGGGACATGGAGAGCAACGGCAAGCGCGTCGACCGCCAGGGCCGCCCGATCACCGACTACACCACGGGCCCCATCGTCTGGGGCGAGCCGGGCACCAACGGCCAGCACGCCTTCTACCAGCTGCTGCACCAAGGGACCCGCCTGGTCCCCATCGATTTCCTGGCGCCCTTGCAGTCGCAGAACCCCATCGGCGAGCACCACCGGGTGCTGCTCGCCAACTGCTTTGCGCAGAGCGAGGCCCTGATGCGCGGCAAGACCGAGGAGCAAGCGCGCGCCGAGCTGGTCGCCCGCGGTATGCCGGGCGAGCGCATCGCCGAGCTGGTGCCGCACAAGACGTTCCCGGGTAACCGGCCGTCCAACACCATCCTCTTCGACAAGCTGACCCCGCGCACCCTGGGCAAGCTCGTGGCCATGTACGAGCACAAGATCTTCACCCAGGGCATCATCTGGAACATCTTCAGCTTCGATCAGTGGGGGGTGGAGCTCGGGAAAGAGCTCGCCAAAAAGATCGAGCCCGAGCTCTCCGAGTCCGCGCCCGCCGCCTCGAACCACGATCCATCGACCGACGGGCTCATTGCGCACTACCGGACCTTTCTGGCGGCCGGTCCTCCGCGCTGA